In Cervus elaphus chromosome 7, mCerEla1.1, whole genome shotgun sequence, the following proteins share a genomic window:
- the LOC122696860 gene encoding DNA replication complex GINS protein PSF1-like produces the protein MAVVLVVPLRGCGQEDGLRQVLEEMKALDEQNLPDVNNTKSGGRGDLVPAIEFRHCPLLRSQRCAGACLTTVDVRAVLSWVLRVVLVDWFNGYKMSLATYMRSLAGDQGLDITQDVKPPKSLYIEHFLPRWKYEQLIRQGVLERVLS, from the exons ATGGCGGTTGTGCTTGTGGTTccactccgtggctgtgggcag GAGGATGGACTGAGGCAAGTTCTGGAGGAGATGAAAGCCTTAGATGAGCAAAACCTACCTGATGT GAATAACACAAAGTCAGGAGGACGAGGTGATTTGGTCCCAGCCATTGAGTTTCGACACTGTCCTTTACTAAGAAGTCAGCGCTGCGCCGGAGCCTGCCT TACAACAGTGGACGTCAGGGCAGTGCTTTCCTGGGTCCTGAGAGTCGTTCTG GTGGACTGGTTCAATGGTTACAAAATGTCCCTTGCTACCTACATGAGGTCAttggcaggagaccaaggtttggaCATCACACAGGATGTGAAACCTCCAAAAAGCCTATATATAGAA CACTTTTTACCTCGGTGGAAGTACGAGCAGCTGATTAGACAAGGCGTTCTGGAGCGTGTGCTGTCATGA